The genomic interval GCCCGCACACGGCGGGCAGTTCCTCCAGCAGCGCCGGCACCGGCGTCGGCCCGACGCGCGGGCGCAGCAGCAGGGAGGCCCCGGCCAGCAGGGCGAGGAGCAGCGGGGAGTGCCCGGCGGCCGTCCACCAGGCGAGCAGGGCCGCCGTGCCGTCCGCGAGCAGCGGGGGGACGGGGGAGGCGGGGCGGTCGGGGGGTCGTGCGGCGGGCAGCCGGGAAGCGGCGCCGGAGCCGCGCGGGGGCATGACGGACAGGGGGGAGGATCCGTGCTCCCGCGGTGCGACACCGGGGGAGGTCACGGTACGTTCGGCGGTCACGAGTGGATGGACTCCCTGTGCTCTGAGTACTCGACGCGCTGTGTCGTCCGGTCGGCCTCGGCGCCGCCGGCCGTCCGGAGCGGGTGCGCCCCGGTCACGGCCGGCCGGGCGCCGAGCAGATCGCGGTAGACGCCGGCGACCGCTCTCGCGGTGTGCCGCACGTCGTGGAGGGACAGCACATGGCGGCGGGCCCGGTCGCCGAGGGACGCGCGCAGCGGCGGGTCGAGCAGCAGCGCGGCCACGGTCCGGGCGAGCGCCCTCGGGTCCTCCGGCGGCACCAGGCAGTGGCCGGCCAGCGACGGCGGCAGGCTCTCGCGGGCCCCGTCGACGTCCGTGACCACCACGGGCCGCGCGCAGGCCATCGCCTCCAGCGGGGCCAGCGCCATCCCCTCCCAGCGGGACGGCAGCACGACGAGGTCGGCGGCCTGGTACCAGGGCGCCGCGTCCGCCACGGCCCCGGCGAACACCACCGAGCGCGGCGCGGCGGCCCGCAGCCGGTCCCGGTCGGGACCGTCGCCGACCAGCACCAGCCGCGCCCCCGGCACCTGCCGCCGTACGGCGTCCCAGGCCCGCAGCAGGACGTCCTGCCCCTTCTGCCGGCACAGCCGCCCCACGCACACGACGAGCGGCGCATCGTCCAGGGTGCTCAGCTGGGGGAGCTGGGCCCTGACCGGACCGGCGTCCGCGGGCCGGAACTGCTCGGGGTCGATGCCGTTGGGGACGACGATCCAGCGGCCGCGGACGCCCGCGTCCACCCCGGTGGCCCGCTCCGCCTCGCTCACGCAGATCACCCGGGAGGCCCAGCGCGCCGCCCACCGCTCCCAGCGCAGGGCGAGCGCGGCCGTGCTCCCGCCCACCGCCTCGAACGACCAGGCGTGCGGCTGGAACACGGTGGGGACGCGTCCGCGCACGGCGAGCCGCCCGGCCAGCCCGGCCTTCGCGCTGTGCGCGTGCACCAGGTCGGGCCGCACCTCGGCGACGATCCTCTTGAGCTGCCGTACCTCACGCGCCAGCGAGGGGCCCGGCGAGCGGGTCGCGTCCCAGGTCCGCACGTGCGCGCCGAGGGAGCGCAGCCGGGTGGCGAGGGGGCTGCCGGGGCAGGCGGCGGTGACGTCCATGCCGTCGGCGAGCTGCGCCCGCACCAGGTCGGTCACGACGCGGGCGACGCCTCCGTCCACGGGCTGGGTGAGGTGCAGGACGCGTGGCCGCCGGCCGGGCGGTGTCAGGTCCGTGGGCACGGTTTCCTCGCTCACGCAGGGGTCCGGAACGTGGGACGGCGGGTTCACGGACGGGCGTCGACGGCGGCGAAGAGCACGCCGGCCCACGCGGCGTCCCGCTCGGAGGTGAGGCGGAGGGCCACCTGGTCACCGGCGCGCGTGAGGTGCCCGCCGAGGTCGAACACGTCGGAGTCGTAGCCGAGGGTGTTGGCGTACGCGGGCACGCGCGAGGAGGGCGCGTTCGCGGGGTCGGAGACGGTGGAGTTCAGCACGTCGTCGGCCGGGTCGGCGCCGTTGCCGAGCGCGGTGGCGGTGTCGCCCGCGGTCAGGACGAGGGAGTCGCCGGTGGTGCCGCGGTCGCCGTTGTAGGCCACCATGCCCGCCCGGCCCCCGGCGGCCGCCGGGTACGGCAGGCCGCGCAGCGCGAGGGTCGCGCCGGAGTCGCCGCCCAGCGGGGCGAAGCCGTCCCACACCGACAGGTGCCGCAGCGGCTCCGCCGGGTTCTCGTAGGCCACCACCAGCGTCCAGCCGCCCCAGGCGCCGGCCGCCGACCGCCCGCCGGCCACGTTGATCTGCGCGACCGTGTAGAGGCCGGACCCGCTGTCCCGTACGAGCCGGGTCACATCGGCGGAGGCCTGGAAGGCGTCCATGCCGCCCGCCACGCGGTGCCCGACGACGGTGTCCGCGAGCAGCTCCTTGTAGCTGCCGCCCGGCTCGG from Streptomyces sp. DH-12 carries:
- a CDS encoding DUF3344 domain-containing protein; this encodes MRQTLGQLLRHATVGVLALAALWAPCGSTAVAAPAAPTPEAEALPFGERYRALQHGDIVRAANSSATCRPSASSCRAVQNGTRPGANGDFDMHYIDVDDDPNTYNSSRGEVRLPSGSRVTYARLYWGGNLLVGEQKPAEDNGRVLIAEPGGSYKELLADTVVGHRVAGGMDAFQASADVTRLVRDSGSGLYTVAQINVAGGRSAAGAWGGWTLVVAYENPAEPLRHLSVWDGFAPLGGDSGATLALRGLPYPAAAGGRAGMVAYNGDRGTTGDSLVLTAGDTATALGNGADPADDVLNSTVSDPANAPSSRVPAYANTLGYDSDVFDLGGHLTRAGDQVALRLTSERDAAWAGVLFAAVDARP
- a CDS encoding glycosyltransferase family 4 protein; its protein translation is MPTDLTPPGRRPRVLHLTQPVDGGVARVVTDLVRAQLADGMDVTAACPGSPLATRLRSLGAHVRTWDATRSPGPSLAREVRQLKRIVAEVRPDLVHAHSAKAGLAGRLAVRGRVPTVFQPHAWSFEAVGGSTAALALRWERWAARWASRVICVSEAERATGVDAGVRGRWIVVPNGIDPEQFRPADAGPVRAQLPQLSTLDDAPLVVCVGRLCRQKGQDVLLRAWDAVRRQVPGARLVLVGDGPDRDRLRAAAPRSVVFAGAVADAAPWYQAADLVVLPSRWEGMALAPLEAMACARPVVVTDVDGARESLPPSLAGHCLVPPEDPRALARTVAALLLDPPLRASLGDRARRHVLSLHDVRHTARAVAGVYRDLLGARPAVTGAHPLRTAGGAEADRTTQRVEYSEHRESIHS